A segment of the Corylus avellana chromosome ca2, CavTom2PMs-1.0 genome:
cagtgactttttctccacacaattttaattgtgagctgATTTTAAAGAGTGCAGAGTTATAGTCATTGACACTCTTAAAATCTTGCAACCTCAGGTGCATCCAATCATAGCGAgcttttgggaggataactGTCTTCTGGTGCTCGTATCTTtcccttaaattattccacAAGGTCAAGGGATCCTTTACCGTAAggtactcaatttttaattcttcatgCAAATGATGGCGAAGAAAAATCATTGCTTTAGCGCGATCCTGTTGGGATGCTTGATTATCTTCTTTAATAGTATTTCCAAGATTCATAGCTTCAAGATGGATCTCAGCATCAAGGATCCAAGATAAGTAATTTTTGCCAGAAACGTCAAGAGCGACAAACTCAAGTTTTGTAAGATTTGACATTatctatacaaaaatatatcaagaattaaataaataaacattatttaaaattaagtgatATTATACTCAAACCAAAAAAgtttcaaatataaactataaGACATTATAGTCATAGCATTAGTATGCTAAAATTCTAGTTAATATAAATCTCACATGGATATGCAaatgttagaatgttaattaaaatagataataagattactaaatgttaaagaaacttacaatgaattgagaatagttcacggatagcttttgatgttgaagatcaaaagaacacaatAATTGGTTAGAGCTTCGTGCTGATAacgtgttgtaaaattaaagaaaataacaagacaagataaaagattgcaatatatgaaactagttcttcaggaactatgtattattcttctctattattgtgtgatttacatacaactcaatactcaaTTTTATAGGCGTAGAATAATAATGAGAGgttaaagaatatgaaaaggGGAATATAAAACAAGAGGTACATTAATatattacatggatgttataggaattctaaaagatgatatgaatgtgtagaattccaagagataaaactaaatggtcatccaccaaatgcatgaatgcattcataacaatACCCATAATATTCCACTTTCTTAATgagattttttaacaaaacgTTCCAATCTTTAATGACAAAATGATCCCTCTAAAAAATAGGGGACGTGCATTGTTGCAACCTGAAAAGTAAAACGACCCCAATCCGTGGGACATGCACTGTAGCACGTCCTCACTCACCTCCGGCGGGGGTCCCTCTCCCTACGGAAGTTCTCTTTCTCACCTCTGGCGGCTCCCTCTCTCCGGCAACTCTCCCTCTTTCTGATCCGGCCGCCACTCCTCCGATCTGGCGCAcctctctctccggcagctctctccctctcttgaGCATCtctggtactctctctctcttctttctaactgtatgtttatatatatactctctctcttctttctaactatatatatatatatatatatatatatatagagagagagagagagagagagagagagattaatgTCAATGTGGGTCTTTTCTAATTAAAATCATTTTGGGGTTGAATTGATTTCATTCAATATAATGTGGCCTTTGGGAGCAGTCTGGTCTTCAGATCCAAAACTCTTCTGCACGAAAAAAGCGAAAATGGTacctctctttctttgtttctcttggtgtttatatttaattatattttcttccGTTTTCTCGGAAGCCAAACGCGGCATTAGGTTTTGTACAGTCTGTTTAGGATGTTTAGTTgaatgtttttgtatttttctgttTCGTatgatttgggttttgtttgtttcaagCTCGAGAATCTGTTGCCTTGGGTTTAGGGGTGTTAAGGAAGCGAAGCCTCACGAGTGAGCTCGGGCTCAGCTCGAGGAGTAACTCTTATAAAGTTTGAATTGgtatttgtttaaataattgGCTTGGTTCGACTTATTATGAGTTCAAGCTCGAGCTTGATTTGTTGGCTTGTCCTCGAGCTCGGCTAGAGTTGaggtaaaatttaaatgagccgagcccAAACATGAGAAGCTCGCTCAGGCTTGGCTCATTTATACCCCTACTTGGGTCAGAATCTCTTTTGTTACTgccagtggcggagccaacCTTTTCATATTGAACGGGCcattaaactaaaatttttttcttaagtttttttttttttgtttttttgattattaggaatttttttttttcactgtgTAATGAACGgatacttttttctattttttcttctttttctaatcactggtacttaaatacaatgatgaattgagcttagaattgtgtcaaattctccagttaaatatttaaattctaacaacaAATATTCTAAATAGTTAATAACAAAAGTATTCaaattacaagaccacttaGATTAAGAATTGAACTTAGAGTACTAACCTCAAAAAGTGTGACATgcgttgagttattttgcaccTTGTTGATTAACATGATATTCTCATATGTGATGACGCAATTTAGGATCAAACTCCAATGAACTAATATCAAATTTACATACTAAAAGCCCTAATTTAATAAAAGTCGAAACCTGAGAGAGTATTTGATTTCAGAAATTGAGAGAGACTAAACCACTGAGGGAgcgagagggagaagagaaagggagagaagaagccGGAAGCTTGAAAAAGGgaggacaaaaaacaaaacaaaagagagtGGATAGTGGGAGACAaagaaataaagtaaataatataaaacaaagtgAGTGGTGGggaaggagaaaataaaataaaacaaaaaaacaaaaaagagaaagaggaagttgGCGGAGAAggtgggaaaagaagaaaaatgagaaaaagaaaggaaaaagaaggctGAAGCACTAGATTTGAGAAGCCAATGAGTAATGgaggagtttaaaaaatttcacgTAGGGACcgcttatatatttttctcttaatagtTGAAGTGGCCtgtgtagaatttttttttttttttaaatcccatGTAGGCGCCGTGGCCACCTCTGGCCTccatgtggctccgccactgagtTAGTCTAGTTATGTTCTAACCAACTtgtgtttagtttttcttttctagcaACAGAACaagttaatttttgtatttgtttttttatttttttttattcttatgttttaaatttattttatttaaaaaaataaaactaatttgactttctgtttatttttatttttttttaaataaaaagaaaattaatttgtttttttttttttttgttttatatatattttattataaatatttttttggaaaattttatttatttatttttaatcttttaaagatTAGGTACGTATTTTTCAATTGACTTAAGCAAAGCAAGTATTTTTCACCAAGCCTctaatccattcattttagtgatTTTAATTAGTCCTCATTAGCGTAGACGACTTGGCATCTGAATATATCTACATCATGCCTATTTCAACACTGTAGTGCACGGCATTCTAAAGCCAAATGATCACATGGTTGCACATGTTGTTGATTGAAAATATCTTGGgggttatttattttctatgttaAAATATAATGTAAATAAGATGAGATACTGAATATATTAATTCTAACATGCTAAAATTCCTAATCCAAATTAATTTTGGTTGAATCCATTTCCAAACATTAGAAAACATGGAAAGTGGTCGGATTCTCACACCTTGACTTGAAAGATTGACTTGAAATGTCTTAATTTCTACACCGTTGTGCACGGCATTTGGAATTCTCTCAGTGATAGTCATGATGGTTATAGTGATGGATCTCTCCATCTAGGAATAAATTTTGGCGACGTGGGAATTCATTAGTAGTCAACCATTCcaccctctttttctttcccaaggcacatattttctctttcatttgaattttgtgATGCTGCAATctgcttttatatatacatatattagtCTCACTTCAACACGCAGTAATCCTCAGAACTTCAACCAACATACACTACCTACTCATGGAGAGAGCTTGTTTCCCATTTCCCATTTTTATGGCACTTCTCATGCTACAATTTTACATGGCAAGCCTAGTTATTGCAAGTGTTCCCAACATTACTACCGATCAGGCTGCTCTTCTTGCTTTCAAGGCTCAAATTTCTTATGATCCTCACAATGTTTTGACAAATAACTGGTCCACCAACACCTCTGTTTGTAATTGGATCGGTATCACTTGTGGTTTCCGTCATCATCGAGTCACAACCTTAAATCTTTCTTACATGGATCTCGTTGGTACCATTCCTCCACATGTAGGAAATCTTTCATTTCTTCGTAGTCTAGACATCGAAAACAATAGTTTTCATGGTTCTCTACCCAACGAGTTGGCTCATCTTTATCGATTGCAATACTTATCCTTTGGATTCAATAACTTCAGCGGAGAAATCCCATCATGGATGGGACTGTTATCAAAACTTCAAAGTTTGTCCCTACTTGGTAACAGTTTCACCGGGAGTATTCCACCATCTTTATCTAACATATCTTCGTTGCAAATAATCTATCTTAGTTATAACCAACTTTCGGGCTCCATTCCATCCTCCATCTTCAACATAAACAGCTTGCAAGGAATTGATCTCAGCAATAACATGCTTTCTGGCATGATGCCCTCCATTATTTCCAATATATCATTACTACAAGCCATTGACCTAGGAGGTAATAAGCTTTCTGGTCCACTCCCTATGGATATGTTTGATAATCTTCCCAACTTGTATTGGCTTCGACTATCTTCTAATCAATTTTATGGCCAACTTCCATCCACTTTGTTCaagtgcaaacaactgcaaTATTTATTATTAGCAAGTAATAATTTTACTGGAAGCGTACCTTCAGAAATTGGGAACTTAATCATGCTCAAAGAGTTATACCTTTACAACAACAAGTTTACAGGTATGTTTAGTCCTTGCTTTAGATGATTGATTATATGAATGCTATCATTGATTCaacatattttccttttattgccTCCAATGCGGTGTCTTTCAATTGAAAGTAGAAGATAATTTGTGGAGAGgatacaagaaaacaaaatgagcgattcagggaaaaaagaaaactgtaATGGATAGTAATCTAATTATCTATTGTTGTAGGGTGTAAATGTTTCTGAAAATGAGTCTACGATACTAACGATGACCTTTGGTAGAATTGGTTATAGAAAATTGGGctatgttacttttttttttttttttgaaaaatcacatCTCTTCAAGTTTGTTATTCCtaatccaaattaatttttgtcggattcatttcaaaaattgtaTTATCTCATAAGTCCAGACGTTTTGGTTTTTCCAAATGATGGGAATTGAGAACGGTGATAAtcaataactaaaaataaaaaataaataaaataaagtataggtagaagaaaaaaaaaaaaaaaacggtggaTTTATTATGATGCAAGACTTTTGTCAAATTGGCATTCTTCTGTATTCTATGAGGTTATTacatttaataatgattaattatgtTCACTATAAATGGGAAAGGTATGGTAAAGGTACGGTAACTTCTTGATCATCtagcaatgtttttttttttttttttttttttttttaattcatttcaaTGCATGAATGTTTTTACTTTGCTTTTTTAGATAGTTGTTGCCATGTCGCCCAAATCAACCCACCATCgttttctcaaaatttccaatcttctttttcttttttgttaggaaaaaacttcacttaccccttaATAGACATTTCTGCAATCGTATCTATAATGTTTTGCAATGTCGAATCGTCatgtttgaaaatttgcaatgttGTCACCCTTACCCTAAGAGCTTAGGGTTAAATCAGACAATATAGGAGTGAAATGTCCCTTATAcctaaaaattttcaaaatataaaattaccctaattaaataattatttgggGTAAGTATCATTTTCTCCCTTGAACTACCACTCGATTACCATATACCCTCATTAactactaattttatattacgATCCCATCAAAATACCATTTTGTTACCAAAACTCCTATTCCGTTAGTCAAGGTCGTTAAGTCAGACGGGTAACCCATCACGTCCGCGTAAAGTTGGTAATTGATGGAGGTATATGGTAATCGAGTGGTAGTTTATGGGGAAAACaataattacccaaaaaaaaaaatacatacgcATTCAAGGCATGTGATGCGCATGTGATGAGTTGACCGTCCTACTTAACAAAAGAGTAATTTGATGgggtcgtaatgtaaagttggtagttgatgggggtCTATGGTTATCGAGTAGTAGTTCATTGGGGGAAATGATAATTAcccctaatttaaaaaaataaaaaaaaaaataaaaaacatagaaCCCAAGGTAGGTTGTGGGTTACATGACCCACTGTCATGGGTCGATAGACTAGTttacattgcaatttttttttatagtaaggCTATTTTAGGTATTTTAGTGTCTTCCGTtaagatttaatagaaaattataacaaaaaggtgacattgcaaatttttcaAACATATCGACTTGgcattgcaactttttaaacattagaattaggaaaaacttcactttagacccctgaactattaggcgttttgagaagacctccataaattttaaaaactctcaatttcatcatttgaactttcaatttgatgcaatgtaccacCCATCCGtcagtttttaaactttaaaagtgataaaatgactaTTATACCCCtgaatcttttaaaaaattctaaatttacccttaattttaaattaagaattaaaaaataaagttattattaaaaaaaaatcacaaggctGGTGACCCACAGTTGGGTCACCTTAATTGTgaccccttttttcttttttcttttctttttttcttttttttttttttcatttaaaaaaaaaatgaagaataatttaatctttttagaGGTTTTCGTTAGTGTTTAATGgtaaaaattgacggaggggtaaattgcatcaaattgaaagttcgaggGGATGAATTTGagggtttttaaaatttggagcGGTCCTTTCAAAACACGTGGTAATTTATGAGTCATTTGTGAAGCTTCCCTTAAAACTACCATTGCAAAAATATCTAAACATCAAGgaagtaagtgaagttttcctttcttttaattttctaaatgttgtgatcattttatattttagtctCACTGGCGCTCACAATAGTAATACCAGTAGGGCGAGTGCCTCAAACAAACATTGGACGTAACTTGTTTCCTGTTCCTCCTTTAATTTGTGCGGCACTAGGTCTTGGTACAATGTCACATGGCAAGCTTACCTCATGCAATACTGTCCAACATTACAATGAATCGGTATGTTCTTTTGGCTTAAAGGCTCGTATTTCTTATGATTTGACAAACAATTGGTCCACCGGCACCATTGTTTGCAATTGGGTCGGTATCGCTTTTGATAACTGCCTGCCATCATCAGGTCGCCCCCTTAAACCTTTCTTTCATGGGCCTTGTAGGCTTCATTCCTTCACACATGgaaattttttcatttattgcCAATCTAATAAGCTGTCTAGTGAACTCCCTACGGATGTTCGATACTCTTCCCAACTTACAACAACTTCAAATATCTTATAATCAATTTCCTGGCCAACTCCCATCTATTTTGTTCAAGTGCAAAAAACTTCAATATTTATCGTTGCATGCGTGTTTATAAGAAGAGTAGCTTCAGAAATTAGAAACTTAATTATGCTCACAAAGTTACACCTTGAGAACAATTTTGGAGGCATCTTTAGCATTATTGTAGTGTATAGTGAGTtagcaaattttaatatttgttcataaatttcaattgttttatagATAATTTTTCATACACTTTGTTAAAGTGCAATCAACTGCAAATTTTATCATTTCCGATTAATAGGTTCATAGGAAGAGTACCTCaagaaattgaaaacttaaCTATGCCCACAAAGTTATACTTGACAACAACTTTGGAGGCATGTTTAGTGTTGTTTTAGTCTTTAATTAGCCACTtagcaaattttaatatttgtttcgAAATTGGTAACTGTTTTACAGGGACTATCCCATCAACTTTGTTCAAGTGCAAAGGACTGCAAGTTTTATTGTTGGGGACTAATAATTTCACAGGAAGAGtacctttggaaattgggaaCGTAACCATGCTTACCTGGTTACACCTTGGCGataacaactttgaaggtaTGTTTAATTAATCttgttttagttgattttgATTATATGGATGAATGTCACTTGCCACaaattctattaattttaaCGCTCAAATCTGACTTAGGGACCTACTCATAATAAAGTGATAATTTAAGGGAGTGAAATGTAGTGAACTACAATTCAGGGATGAAGTGCAATGGAGTGGTAGTTTAGGGGAAGAGGGGAGGGCCGGGAGAAATGTAATTAACCCGTTGTATTTAGAagatgaagaaataaaaataaaaaaatgaaaaaataaaaaacagaagaagaaaattttaacaaacgaaccaattttttttctaatagcaaATAAATCTGCTAACTGGAATTTATTTGACTATGCAGCACAATAATGTAATGAAAAATTAGGTCATTTTTAATTCCTAATTTATAATTAGCTCTCTTTATGGTTTGTTGTAATTAACTGAAAGCATTAATAACAAAGCATTGCTGGTAATTTTAGTTAACAAAAAATTGCATTCAGTAAGACATTCGAGAAAATTTTTGTCTGATGTGAAACCCTTTTTAGCTTGAATAAATACTCCAAAAACATGTTGCTTTATTCGTGTATGTGGATTCATATCTAAAGGCTATACATGTACTTAATTAGTtatatgtaaaattaaaaaaaaaaaaaaaaaaacagagaagaaaaattcaTATAGGCCTCATTGACTAAGTGTTGGGCTGACACATTACATTAGCAGTTGCCATGCAGGTTCATTACTTCCTCAATCCACACCCATTTAACCAAGTTAAGCCTAGTGCGTATTGCCTTTTTAAACGATGATAGTGGGTGGAGTGGCTTATTTGTTAATTAACtcttaatttgaagttttggtTGGTTTATTAAACAACTAACTGTTCACGTGTATGTACGATTCATTTAtagcacaatatatatatatattttttagaataataatatATGCATGGTTGTTCATATTGTGCCAGGTGTAATACCAAGAGAATTTGGCAATCTACAAAACCTTGAGCGCCTCAATATCGGTGGAAACAACTTTATGGGTCCAATTCCTTTTGAGATCTTCAATATCTCAACAATACGTGAAATTGCAATGCTTGGCAATAACCTCTCAGGTCAATTTCCATCAAATGTAGGCCTATTTCTTCCAAATCTTCAACATCTTTTTCTTGAAAGAAACAAACTGAGTGGAACAATACCTAGCTCTATCTCCAATGCTTCACAAATCACTCAACTAGATTTGAACGGAAACTCATTCTCAGGCTCAATTCCTAAATCACTTGGTAATTTATGGCTCCTCGAGTGGCTCAACCTAGCAGGAAATAATTTGACCATTGAGTCTTCAACTCCAAAGTTCAACATTTTCACCTCTTTGTCAAATTTGGCATATCTAAGCGTTTTAGATTTGTCAAATAATCTCTTGAATGGCATCCTTCCCAATTCTATTGGAAATCTCTCTACTTCTCTTCAAGTTCTTTACATAGACAATTGCAATATAAAGGGCATCATTCCTAGAGATATAGGCAATTTAAGCAACTTGATTACTTTGTCCCTACGAGACAATGAATTGGCTGGACCAATTCCAACTACTGTGGGAAGATTGCACAAGCTTCAACTTTTGAGACTTGATAGTAATAAACTAGACGGTCCCATCCCATCTGATATTTGTTATTTAGAGAGCTTGTTTAAGTTGTATTTAGGTGTTAATGAGCTTTCTGGACCTATTCCTGCATGTGTGAATAATCTAACTTCTCTCAGAGTTCTTTACTTGGAGTCCAATAGATTAACTTCCATAATTCCCTCGAGCTTTTGGAGCCTTACATATATCTTGGAGGTCTACCTCTCAACAAATTCCCTAAGTGGCCCTCTCTCATTCGAGATTGGAAATTTGAAGGTCTTGAGAGTATTAGAATTATCAAGAAATCAATTATCCGGCGATATCCCAACAACAATCGATGGCCTAGAAAATATAGCTAATCTCTCTTTGGCGGAAAATCGATTAGAAGGCTCAATTCCTGAATCTTTTGGTGAATTGGTTAGCTTGGAATTCTTAGATCTTTCTAATAACAATTTATCTGGAGATATTCCCAAGTCCCTAGAAAAACTTTCACACCTCAAATATCTAAATGTCTCTTTCAATGAACTACATGGAAAAATTCCTATAGGAGGACCTTTTGTACACTTCTCTGCTGCATCATTTATGTCAAATGATGGACTTTGTGGTGCTCCCAGATTCCAAGTTACCCCATGTAAAGAAGGTGTTTCTCAACCAAAAAATACTAGAGCTACACAAATACTAAAGTACGTACTACCAACAATCGGGTTAATACTGCTTGTAGTTGCTCTTGTGTTAGTATGGGCAAGATGCCGAAAAAGGAATGCCAAACTTCCAATGGAGGCAAACTCATTGCCAATAGTGACATGGAGAAGAGTTTCCcaacaacaaattttccaaGCAACAGGGGGCTTCAATGCAAGCAACTTACTTGGTAAAGGAAGCTTTGGATCAGTATATAAAGGGACACTCCCAGATGGAATGATTATTGCAATAAAAGTTTTCAACTTGGTAGTAGAAGGGGCATTCAAGAGTTTTGATACAGAGTGTGAGGTACTACGCAATATTCGTCATCGgaatcttgtcaaaatcatcAGCACGTGTAGTAACATGGACTTCAAAGCTTTTGTATTGGAATACATGCCTAACGGGAACCTAGAGAAGTGGTTGTATTCTCAAGACTGTTGTTTAAGTATCTTACAAAGACTGAATATCATGATCGACGTCGCATCAGCATTGGAATATCTTCATTATGGTTATTCAACACCTATTgttcattgtgatttgaagccGAGCAATATCTTATTAGATGAAGATATGGTCGCACATGTTGCTGATTTTGGCATTGCCAAACTATTAGGTGATGAGGATTCTATGATGCGAACCATGACTCTCGCTACTATTGGGTATATGGCACCAGGTGATGTTTTTAACCTACAACTAGAACTTACATGTCTGTCATTCTACTCATGCATACATGGATAACCATAGCCTTTGGTAGAATATTTATTTTAGCGTTTTatatctttgaaattttttcattcACTATTGTGCAATGCATAATTACTTTCTCATGATTAGTTGTTATGTTACAAAATAGAGTATGGATCAGAAGGACTTGTTTCTACAAGAGGTGATGTGTATAGTTATGGAATTTTGCTGATGGAAACTTTCACAAGAAAGAAACCTACAGATAACATGTTTGCTGGAGAAATGAGCTTGAAGCGTTGGGTTGAGGAATCATCACCCCTTTCACTGAGTAATGTGGTCGATGCCAATTTGTTGAGAACTGAAAGAGATTATGCTTCTATAGAGGACTGCATATTATCCATAATAGGGTTGGCATTGCAGTGTTGTGCAACATTACCCCAAGACAGAGTAAATGCAGAACATATTTCAACCACactcaacaaaatcaaattgaagTTTCTACGAGATACCGAAGAAAGCTAGTATGAGAGCATCAAGTATTTTTAGAGCTATTTCATGTTTGtacttttgaaataatataacatTCTTGAGACTCCCCTAAAGAGATTTGTTTATATCCACTGCTTTGTTATGATAGATAATAATTGTAACATTTATAAATGGTATAGTTTATGATTGTAGTAACCTATATATAATCGCCAATGGGTATTCTAAGTTAGTCTCAAACTGTTGAAGGCAACAAAATCATCGGTTAACAAAAGGTCCTGAATTTCCAATTCTCTCCTTGAGCTTCGGTTAATTCAGTGGAAAACATTTAGAAAAACAATTACAATCTAGCACATACAGAAGCTTCCTACTGACCAAATGCCCTTTATTTCAAATGTCAACCCGGAATTTCACGCAAAATACCATAGAAACTGAAAGGAACAGATTCACTTACCCATTTAAATTTAAGGGCTGGAAAGTTGATTATTGCTGTCCTACTCAACTTCAAATATAAgtcaaatggtttttttttttttttttttttttttggatgaataaaatttttcatACAACACAAAGATTACACAGTCCACCCCAGCAGAAGTAAAACCCCACTGGACCTGAAGTCGCGCAGCAACTTTACAACAAATACAATCAAACAACTACTGAGAAAGCAAACAAGCAACAAACAACAATTTTTACACAAGATTATAGTAACCAATACACAAACACaacactacaaaacaaaaccctcAAAGAGAGCAGCACTGAAAACTATACAAAGAATCagctaaatgaagaaaaaaaaaaaaaaaaaaactcacaaataaCAGGCACCAGAAACTCCCATCAACTAATCAAATGCAGCAGCA
Coding sequences within it:
- the LOC132171323 gene encoding putative receptor-like protein kinase At3g47110, with amino-acid sequence MERACFPFPIFMALLMLQFYMASLVIASVPNITTDQAALLAFKAQISYDPHNVLTNNWSTNTSVCNWIGITCGFRHHRVTTLNLSYMDLVGTIPPHVGNLSFLRSLDIENNSFHGSLPNELAHLYRLQYLSFGFNNFSGEIPSWMGLLSKLQSLSLLGNSFTGSIPPSLSNISSLQIIYLSYNQLSGSIPSSIFNINSLQGIDLSNNMLSGMMPSIISNISLLQAIDLGGNKLSGPLPMDMFDNLPNLYWLRLSSNQFYGQLPSTLFKCKQLQYLLLASNNFTGSVPSEIGNLIMLKELYLYNNKFTGTIPSTLFKCKGLQVLLLGTNNFTGRVPLEIGNVTMLTWLHLGDNNFEGVIPREFGNLQNLERLNIGGNNFMGPIPFEIFNISTIREIAMLGNNLSGQFPSNVGLFLPNLQHLFLERNKLSGTIPSSISNASQITQLDLNGNSFSGSIPKSLGNLWLLEWLNLAGNNLTIESSTPKFNIFTSLSNLAYLSVLDLSNNLLNGILPNSIGNLSTSLQVLYIDNCNIKGIIPRDIGNLSNLITLSLRDNELAGPIPTTVGRLHKLQLLRLDSNKLDGPIPSDICYLESLFKLYLGVNELSGPIPACVNNLTSLRVLYLESNRLTSIIPSSFWSLTYILEVYLSTNSLSGPLSFEIGNLKVLRVLELSRNQLSGDIPTTIDGLENIANLSLAENRLEGSIPESFGELVSLEFLDLSNNNLSGDIPKSLEKLSHLKYLNVSFNELHGKIPIGGPFVHFSAASFMSNDGLCGAPRFQVTPCKEGVSQPKNTRATQILKYVLPTIGLILLVVALVLVWARCRKRNAKLPMEANSLPIVTWRRVSQQQIFQATGGFNASNLLGKGSFGSVYKGTLPDGMIIAIKVFNLVVEGAFKSFDTECEVLRNIRHRNLVKIISTCSNMDFKAFVLEYMPNGNLEKWLYSQDCCLSILQRLNIMIDVASALEYLHYGYSTPIVHCDLKPSNILLDEDMVAHVADFGIAKLLGDEDSMMRTMTLATIGYMAPEYGSEGLVSTRGDVYSYGILLMETFTRKKPTDNMFAGEMSLKRWVEESSPLSLSNVVDANLLRTERDYASIEDCILSIIGLALQCCATLPQDRVNAEHISTTLNKIKLKFLRDTEES